A section of the Pseudovibrio sp. M1P-2-3 genome encodes:
- a CDS encoding GFA family protein gives MEKITGGCLCGKVRLEAFGAPDRVGVCHCLDCRKHHGAVFYAAAVYPEGAVSIKGELGEFKGRFFCPTCGSSVYARSGDEVEVHLGTLDEPSQLSPTYELWTTRREKWLPPFQGVRGYECNRREEK, from the coding sequence TTGGAAAAAATCACGGGTGGATGTCTCTGCGGGAAGGTGCGGTTGGAGGCCTTTGGGGCACCGGACAGGGTTGGCGTTTGCCACTGCCTTGATTGCCGCAAGCACCATGGGGCGGTTTTTTATGCCGCCGCCGTTTACCCGGAAGGTGCCGTCAGCATTAAAGGTGAACTGGGAGAGTTCAAGGGCCGCTTCTTCTGCCCCACCTGCGGTTCCTCCGTTTATGCAAGAAGCGGGGACGAGGTGGAGGTCCATCTTGGTACGCTGGATGAGCCCAGCCAGCTGTCTCCCACCTATGAACTGTGGACCACCCGCCGCGAAAAATGGCTGCCCCCGTTCCAAGGGGTGAGAGGCTATGAGTGCAACCGTCGAGAGGAAAAATGA
- a CDS encoding acyl-CoA dehydrogenase family protein, with amino-acid sequence MDFSFTEEQQAIQEAIARICEGFDEEYWLKRDQQGGFPDDFYGTLAKEGWLGICTGQELGGAGLGISEAAVMMRTISESGAGLSGASAVHINIFGLKPVEIFGTQEQKERMVRPIAQGNSKACFAVTEPNTGLNTTQLKLFAEKRGDKYVVNGQKVWISTAQVADHLLLLARTTPLEDVESHTHGLSLFYTPFDRERITVSEIDKMGRKAVDSNELFFDNFEIPASDLIGEEGHGFQYILHGMNPERILIAAEAVGLGFAAIKRAANYAKERIVFNRPIGKNQAIQHPLAACTAELEAAWLLIMRAAWEYDSGKSCGASANMAKYLAGEAGFNACQTALMAHGGFGYAKEYHVERYLRESLIPRIAPVSPQLALCFVAEKVLGLPKSY; translated from the coding sequence ATGGACTTCTCTTTCACTGAAGAGCAACAGGCAATTCAAGAGGCGATTGCCCGAATCTGCGAGGGGTTTGATGAGGAATACTGGCTCAAACGGGATCAGCAAGGGGGCTTTCCCGATGATTTTTATGGAACTTTAGCCAAAGAGGGCTGGCTGGGCATTTGTACGGGGCAAGAGCTTGGCGGCGCAGGCCTTGGCATTTCCGAGGCCGCGGTGATGATGCGCACCATTTCAGAATCCGGTGCCGGACTATCGGGCGCCTCAGCCGTTCACATCAACATCTTCGGCCTTAAGCCCGTTGAGATTTTTGGCACGCAGGAGCAGAAGGAGCGCATGGTACGCCCCATTGCCCAAGGAAACTCCAAGGCCTGCTTTGCCGTGACAGAACCCAACACCGGCCTCAACACCACCCAGCTCAAACTCTTTGCTGAAAAGCGGGGGGATAAGTACGTGGTTAACGGTCAGAAAGTCTGGATCTCGACAGCGCAGGTGGCCGACCATCTCCTGCTTCTTGCCCGCACAACGCCGCTTGAAGACGTGGAATCCCACACCCACGGCCTCTCCCTGTTCTACACCCCTTTTGATCGGGAGCGCATTACCGTTTCCGAAATCGACAAAATGGGCCGCAAGGCAGTGGATTCCAATGAGCTGTTTTTTGATAATTTTGAGATCCCCGCAAGTGATCTTATCGGAGAGGAAGGACATGGATTCCAGTATATCCTCCACGGTATGAATCCTGAGCGTATCTTGATTGCTGCCGAAGCGGTGGGCCTTGGCTTTGCTGCCATCAAACGGGCAGCCAACTACGCCAAGGAGCGCATTGTATTCAACCGGCCTATCGGCAAAAATCAGGCCATCCAGCACCCCCTCGCCGCCTGTACAGCCGAGCTGGAAGCCGCATGGCTTTTGATTATGAGAGCAGCATGGGAATATGACAGCGGCAAATCCTGCGGAGCCAGTGCCAACATGGCCAAGTATCTGGCCGGAGAAGCCGGTTTCAATGCCTGCCAAACTGCCCTCATGGCGCATGGTGGCTTCGGCTATGCCAAGGAGTACCATGTGGAGCGGTATTTGCGTGAAAGCCTGATCCCGCGTATTGCCCCCGTCTCCCCGCAGCTGGCCCTGTGCTTTGTGGCAGAAAAAGTTCTTGGCCTGCCCAAATCCTATTAG
- a CDS encoding calcium-binding protein, whose translation MAVLKKTFGDGGITNEFKGKHATWQSQSYKYEITSGSGDDDFYISWKKAYEKAYLKGINADLGDGDDKFYVNLQNGKYSNDLKIYIDAGAGDDLINLGDIKSSSKQSSTVIGGSGDDTIYTSNADSLVYGDHGPDDNSRFDSSKSYNDLIVTGSGDDEIHAGYGNDVIFSGDGSDTIYAETGTNLIHVGGRTGQDIDTVYAGDGADLIITGGLKSEYISYYEGSGGTDWVNWSIGRGFVTANSMASLAMGSTVPGLNILIGLGFNAAMTAALGEYARSNGGSIVSYAQQDYTWVKDFDMREDVFLYTATATDNNALSYWKSTTSNNGEYEIWTDVDDKSNGGLIARVAPDSDLVAYIQESSGAGSSAKVISKQLSDQMAANEFQIRYYDGKYYDSAGNELSESDLSTDMGSGTTLQDSLDSIGLEDGQTLIMSGAYSGQIINGEDITSSNGNLYLTGTNFADVIFAMNSVKTNQSDDTYLYGFDGDDWLVGGDGDDMLFGGTGDDKMTGVNGSNTFVFEENAGNDIITDFTIGQDTLKFYKDGVTFEDLVISQIDDDQSPSGTATYIEYNNNTITLWETDSQSLTQDDMIFA comes from the coding sequence ATGGCTGTTTTAAAAAAGACCTTTGGTGATGGCGGCATAACCAATGAGTTCAAAGGCAAGCACGCCACGTGGCAAAGCCAATCCTACAAGTACGAGATCACATCGGGCAGTGGGGATGATGATTTTTATATCAGCTGGAAGAAGGCCTACGAGAAAGCCTACCTGAAAGGTATTAATGCCGATTTAGGGGATGGGGATGACAAGTTCTACGTCAACCTGCAAAATGGGAAGTACTCCAACGATCTGAAAATTTACATCGATGCAGGTGCGGGCGATGATCTTATAAACCTTGGCGATATCAAGAGTTCCTCAAAACAGTCCAGCACCGTTATTGGTGGCAGCGGTGATGACACCATTTACACAAGCAACGCAGACTCCTTGGTTTACGGCGACCACGGGCCAGACGATAATTCCAGATTTGACAGCTCTAAAAGTTACAATGACCTGATCGTTACAGGTTCCGGAGATGATGAGATTCACGCCGGATACGGGAATGACGTGATTTTTTCCGGTGACGGAAGTGACACCATTTATGCGGAAACCGGAACCAACCTGATCCATGTGGGCGGACGGACCGGTCAGGACATTGACACGGTGTATGCAGGAGACGGCGCTGACCTGATCATCACTGGAGGTTTAAAAAGCGAGTATATTTCCTACTATGAAGGCTCTGGTGGAACCGACTGGGTGAACTGGTCTATTGGGCGCGGCTTTGTCACAGCCAACTCCATGGCAAGTCTGGCAATGGGCAGCACAGTTCCAGGGCTTAATATTCTCATTGGTCTGGGCTTTAACGCCGCCATGACTGCTGCCCTTGGCGAATATGCCCGCTCAAATGGCGGCTCCATCGTCTCCTATGCCCAGCAGGATTACACTTGGGTCAAAGATTTCGACATGCGGGAGGATGTGTTCCTTTACACAGCAACGGCAACCGATAATAATGCCCTGAGCTACTGGAAATCCACCACCAGCAACAACGGCGAATACGAAATCTGGACGGACGTTGATGACAAATCCAACGGAGGTCTCATCGCCCGTGTAGCGCCTGATTCCGATCTGGTCGCCTATATTCAAGAAAGCTCCGGAGCGGGATCTTCAGCCAAGGTCATCAGTAAGCAGTTATCTGATCAGATGGCCGCAAATGAATTCCAGATCCGCTACTACGACGGTAAATACTACGATTCCGCGGGAAACGAGTTATCTGAAAGTGATCTGAGTACCGATATGGGGTCGGGCACCACTCTCCAAGACTCTCTCGATTCCATCGGTCTTGAGGATGGCCAGACCCTCATCATGAGCGGTGCCTATTCCGGACAGATCATCAATGGAGAGGATATCACCTCGTCCAATGGCAACCTGTATTTGACAGGCACCAATTTCGCCGATGTTATCTTTGCCATGAACTCGGTCAAAACCAACCAAAGCGATGACACATATCTTTATGGGTTTGATGGCGACGACTGGCTGGTGGGCGGAGACGGCGACGATATGCTGTTCGGTGGAACCGGTGACGACAAAATGACCGGAGTGAACGGAAGTAATACGTTTGTATTTGAGGAAAATGCAGGCAACGACATCATTACTGACTTCACCATCGGGCAGGACACTTTAAAGTTCTACAAGGACGGCGTCACCTTCGAAGATCTGGTGATCTCACAGATAGACGACGACCAATCCCCTTCAGGAACAGCTACCTATATTGAATACAATAACAACACGATTACCCTTTGGGAAACAGACAGCCAAAGTTTGACACAAGACGATATGATATTTGCCTAG
- a CDS encoding DNA adenine methylase, protein MNKVESVRPIAPYVGGKSLLSKHITGRIEAISHQTYVEPFVGMGGIFFRRSAAPKCEIINDISGDVVNLFRILQRHYPQFLDVLKFQITSRSEFERLKATDPATLTDLERAARFLYLQRTAFGGKVEGRNFGVSLRPATFDLTKLVPMLEEVHERLSRVVIERLPFADCIKRYDRKETLFYLDPPYWNSETYYGKGIFSKGDYSTLAEQLRNIKGHFLLSINDVPQIREIFSGFDFEKVNLNYTLGAKGTKEAHELIISN, encoded by the coding sequence ATGAACAAAGTCGAGTCTGTTCGGCCCATCGCGCCTTATGTAGGTGGTAAAAGTCTTCTCTCTAAACATATCACTGGACGCATAGAAGCCATTAGCCATCAAACTTATGTTGAGCCGTTTGTTGGAATGGGCGGTATCTTTTTCCGCAGATCAGCCGCCCCGAAGTGCGAAATCATCAATGACATTTCTGGGGATGTGGTCAACCTGTTCCGCATACTTCAGCGCCACTACCCGCAGTTTCTGGATGTCTTGAAATTCCAGATCACAAGCCGCAGCGAGTTTGAACGCCTCAAAGCAACCGATCCGGCTACTTTGACCGATCTGGAGCGGGCCGCCCGCTTTCTTTATCTTCAGCGCACCGCTTTTGGCGGTAAGGTAGAGGGGCGTAACTTTGGTGTGTCATTGCGGCCAGCCACTTTCGATCTTACTAAACTGGTGCCTATGCTGGAAGAGGTACACGAACGGCTTTCGCGGGTCGTTATAGAACGTCTGCCATTTGCTGATTGCATCAAACGCTATGATCGCAAGGAGACCCTGTTCTATCTGGATCCACCCTACTGGAATAGTGAAACCTATTACGGCAAAGGCATATTCAGCAAAGGTGATTACAGCACCTTGGCGGAACAGCTCCGTAACATCAAAGGCCATTTCCTGCTTTCAATAAATGATGTTCCCCAGATCAGAGAAATCTTTTCTGGCTTTGATTTTGAGAAGGTGAACCTCAATTACACCTTGGGTGCGAAGGGCACGAAGGAGGCCCATGAATTGATCATCAGTAACTGA
- a CDS encoding phage tail-collar fiber domain-containing protein: MSGISALNPIVTRDGMRAAFNASDDGLNAKITHIALGDERYTPDGFETGLRNERHRIPVLGGRYVDDFNIEINALLDDGPAFEIAEVGIILEDGTLLAVWSDPTTPMAQFTPGVPLAFNYVLALSGLPTGVIEVSGDVDLNLFFGSEWAQLGGGILSLLSLSVGHGDRLGALERRVQADRILYAMQEQLSRRVSVVDARNYDGEFAQLAAVAINSLHQNTLLADRIAALERRMEADRTVYSSLESLSHQLTALKTEIYQLANGETQP, from the coding sequence TTGAGCGGGATATCAGCCCTTAACCCGATTGTCACCCGTGACGGTATGCGGGCAGCATTTAACGCCAGTGATGATGGTCTTAATGCCAAAATCACCCATATTGCCCTGGGCGATGAGCGCTATACGCCGGATGGCTTTGAAACGGGCCTTCGTAATGAACGCCACCGCATTCCAGTCCTTGGTGGGCGCTATGTTGATGACTTTAACATTGAGATCAACGCCCTGCTGGATGATGGACCAGCCTTTGAGATTGCTGAGGTCGGTATCATTCTGGAAGACGGTACACTGCTTGCTGTGTGGTCCGACCCGACAACGCCGATGGCCCAGTTTACCCCCGGTGTCCCGCTGGCCTTCAACTACGTTCTGGCCCTTTCCGGCCTGCCAACAGGTGTTATCGAGGTGTCCGGTGACGTGGATCTCAACCTGTTTTTTGGTTCTGAATGGGCACAGCTTGGCGGTGGTATACTTAGCCTGTTGAGCCTTTCCGTGGGGCATGGTGACCGGCTGGGGGCCTTAGAGCGTCGGGTGCAGGCAGACCGCATTCTTTACGCCATGCAGGAACAGCTCAGCCGCCGTGTGTCTGTGGTTGATGCCCGCAACTATGACGGCGAATTTGCACAGCTGGCCGCTGTTGCCATCAATTCTTTGCATCAGAATACCTTGCTGGCGGATCGAATTGCAGCGCTGGAGCGACGCATGGAAGCTGACCGGACAGTCTATTCCAGCCTTGAGAGCTTGAGCCACCAGCTCACGGCTCTCAAAACCGAAATTTATCAACTTGCCAATGGAGAAACCCAGCCATGA
- a CDS encoding phage tail protein, with the protein MAERMFPETLIPPGINDERSRAILGAVEAMAKEFDFSSLLMRTAEEMPRDVLELALHDNSLEEFVSPDGLPEIAVRRLIDHRWALHEKKGTDNGVKLGQELLGITPSIEHWWQQEPEGHHDTHQITIYVNEHLFEGEEAFLNAKIQNASLHMVDATKRWSQGTQYQLGAEFKSGLGVGNTARAASMAKVSGQATLPKLGCEVAFGGAARSHSLAKISGETALPQMRGSLAFGASVRTISFLSISGELQL; encoded by the coding sequence ATGGCTGAGCGCATGTTCCCCGAAACCTTGATTCCACCGGGCATTAATGACGAACGCTCCCGCGCCATTCTTGGGGCCGTTGAAGCGATGGCCAAGGAGTTTGATTTCTCTAGCCTGTTGATGCGCACCGCCGAGGAAATGCCTCGCGACGTGCTGGAGCTGGCTTTGCATGACAATTCTTTGGAAGAGTTCGTCAGCCCGGACGGTCTGCCGGAAATTGCTGTCCGCCGCCTCATTGATCACAGGTGGGCGCTACATGAGAAAAAGGGAACGGATAACGGTGTTAAACTGGGGCAAGAGCTTTTGGGCATCACCCCATCCATTGAGCACTGGTGGCAGCAGGAGCCAGAAGGCCACCACGACACACACCAGATTACCATTTATGTGAACGAGCATCTGTTTGAAGGCGAGGAAGCCTTCCTCAATGCCAAGATTCAGAATGCTTCACTGCATATGGTGGACGCCACCAAGCGTTGGTCACAAGGCACGCAGTATCAATTAGGCGCAGAATTTAAAAGCGGTCTTGGCGTTGGTAATACGGCGCGGGCGGCAAGCATGGCTAAGGTCAGTGGGCAAGCCACACTACCAAAGCTTGGCTGTGAGGTGGCGTTTGGCGGTGCTGCCCGCTCTCATTCACTAGCGAAAATCAGCGGTGAAACTGCATTGCCACAGATGCGTGGTTCCTTAGCCTTTGGCGCAAGCGTGCGCACCATCAGTTTCCTTTCAATTTCAGGGGAGTTACAGCTTTGA
- a CDS encoding baseplate J/gp47 family protein gives MAGLIKTLSPKDLISRGAPKLFYTHSSEWKAKLVDWFENAEEGPKRKLYPAQNEMVLIDMLSYCFSLLGRQAQEASEKRWLLFSHGHDLDVGAANNSTFRLLASPAVCLLEFTLEAVSITDTIIPKGTLVASGSEDALSFALDEDLTIPAGALNASGQAAATVTGTRGNGFVAGQLTTLANPVSLAGVTVSNITETSGGAEEESDSALIERAASAHDRISKAGPRESYRQQTRAFSPAIIDVEVLRPEPGHIAVYPLLEAGIGSDEFHAGLYDWLDFEEKRPQGDDLAILAPEAVSFAITGTAKVRADELGNKQALEGLITEAASIWSRSLGDYLALSALTCAARSLADLVDIELELNGLSSRQLSPVQFAVLTSIDLEVELVNG, from the coding sequence ATGGCAGGTTTGATCAAAACCCTCTCGCCCAAAGACCTGATTTCCCGTGGTGCCCCTAAGCTGTTCTATACCCATTCCAGCGAATGGAAAGCTAAGCTGGTGGATTGGTTTGAGAATGCCGAAGAAGGCCCCAAGCGCAAGCTGTACCCCGCGCAAAACGAAATGGTCCTGATTGACATGCTGTCCTATTGCTTTTCCCTGCTCGGTCGGCAGGCGCAAGAGGCCAGCGAAAAGCGTTGGCTGCTGTTTTCCCATGGCCATGATCTGGACGTGGGCGCGGCCAATAACTCCACGTTTCGCCTGCTGGCGTCTCCTGCGGTCTGCCTGTTGGAGTTCACACTTGAAGCGGTCAGCATCACAGACACAATCATCCCCAAAGGCACCTTGGTTGCCAGTGGCAGTGAAGACGCCCTCAGCTTTGCCCTTGATGAGGATTTGACTATTCCTGCCGGGGCCTTGAATGCCAGTGGCCAAGCCGCCGCAACCGTTACAGGCACCCGTGGCAACGGTTTTGTGGCGGGACAGCTGACCACCTTGGCTAATCCTGTGAGCCTTGCAGGTGTCACCGTATCCAACATCACCGAGACTTCAGGCGGCGCTGAAGAAGAGAGCGACAGCGCTTTGATAGAGCGGGCAGCGTCTGCCCATGACCGTATCTCCAAAGCCGGACCACGGGAAAGCTACCGCCAGCAGACACGGGCATTTTCTCCGGCCATTATTGACGTTGAAGTGCTACGGCCCGAGCCGGGGCATATTGCCGTTTATCCCTTGCTGGAGGCGGGCATCGGCTCGGATGAGTTCCACGCAGGTCTTTATGACTGGCTCGACTTCGAAGAAAAACGCCCGCAAGGGGATGATCTCGCCATCCTTGCCCCTGAAGCCGTTAGTTTTGCGATCACGGGCACCGCAAAGGTTCGCGCTGATGAGCTGGGGAACAAGCAAGCGCTTGAAGGTTTAATTACCGAGGCAGCAAGTATCTGGTCCCGCTCTTTAGGGGACTATCTGGCGCTTTCCGCCTTAACCTGCGCCGCCCGCTCTCTTGCCGATCTTGTTGATATTGAATTGGAGCTTAACGGCCTTTCCAGCCGCCAACTATCACCGGTCCAGTTTGCCGTACTGACTTCCATTGATCTTGAGGTGGAGCTGGTCAATGGCTGA
- a CDS encoding phage baseplate protein, translating to MELQHLHWQHKIKLGPEADWDRVAIGLEDLAQSLRIIVLTPKLSVPTEPEKFCDALSYIDRPPAEAVPGISKEIWDAITKWEERVVLERVDAEASGFAHFRATISWYPVEAVEAELQRTVVDLQRAT from the coding sequence ATGGAACTTCAACATCTACATTGGCAACACAAGATAAAGCTCGGCCCCGAGGCTGACTGGGACAGGGTTGCCATCGGTCTTGAAGACCTTGCCCAAAGTCTGCGCATCATTGTTTTAACGCCTAAGCTTTCGGTTCCAACAGAGCCGGAAAAATTCTGCGATGCTCTTTCTTATATCGACCGGCCACCTGCGGAAGCTGTTCCCGGCATCTCCAAGGAAATTTGGGATGCCATCACTAAATGGGAAGAGCGGGTGGTGCTGGAACGTGTGGATGCGGAAGCCTCCGGCTTTGCCCACTTTCGGGCCACCATCAGCTGGTATCCGGTAGAAGCGGTGGAGGCAGAGTTGCAGCGCACCGTTGTTGATCTGCAGAGGGCCACCTGA
- a CDS encoding putative phage abortive infection protein, translating into MAENNIEDQGIKRIYIVGAIALVVLFWIGNWWLGFWYLEADERGTFGDTFGAVNALFSGLALAGLCYAILLQQHELRITKKDARRTKQMLDEQTQHLELQNANHSKQAFEVTFFQMLKLLSDLTEQLSIASNHPNSSSTKIIGKMSFRVFKSKLWDLKRRKESNIKSKCLSKHGIDDSVMMLLMGEAEREKNKALKESALLEAEEFIEEIDFITEIYDEFFMEMADSLNHYFLTLYSIIEFIDRSCPSDQRFYTNIVRAQLSKSELEILLYNCASINGREKFKPLVERYGFLKHLVHDDLVEPKIIKLYNQSAFA; encoded by the coding sequence ATGGCTGAGAACAACATCGAAGATCAGGGTATTAAAAGAATATATATTGTAGGTGCGATTGCACTGGTAGTCTTATTTTGGATTGGCAATTGGTGGCTTGGTTTTTGGTACTTAGAAGCTGATGAGAGAGGTACATTTGGCGACACTTTTGGAGCTGTGAATGCTTTATTTTCTGGGCTTGCGCTCGCGGGCCTTTGCTATGCGATCTTGCTTCAGCAGCATGAACTTCGGATAACCAAAAAAGATGCTAGGCGAACAAAACAGATGCTTGATGAGCAAACACAGCATCTTGAACTACAAAACGCAAACCATAGCAAGCAGGCGTTCGAAGTGACATTCTTTCAAATGCTGAAACTGTTATCAGACTTAACTGAGCAATTGTCAATTGCATCGAATCACCCGAATTCAAGTTCAACGAAGATTATTGGAAAGATGTCTTTTAGAGTATTTAAATCCAAACTTTGGGACCTTAAAAGACGTAAGGAAAGTAATATAAAATCAAAATGTCTCTCGAAACATGGCATAGACGACTCAGTGATGATGCTATTAATGGGTGAAGCAGAAAGAGAAAAGAACAAGGCATTAAAAGAGAGCGCTTTATTAGAAGCTGAAGAATTCATAGAAGAAATAGACTTTATTACTGAAATATATGATGAATTCTTTATGGAAATGGCGGATAGCTTAAATCACTACTTCCTTACATTGTACAGTATTATTGAGTTTATTGATAGAAGTTGTCCCTCAGACCAACGGTTTTACACCAATATCGTACGGGCTCAGCTCTCGAAATCCGAGCTTGAGATACTGCTTTACAATTGTGCTTCAATAAATGGCCGTGAAAAGTTTAAACCACTTGTAGAGAGATATGGGTTCTTAAAACACCTAGTACACGACGACTTAGTTGAACCAAAAATCATAAAACTTTACAACCAAAGTGCCTTTGCATAG
- a CDS encoding phage baseplate assembly protein V produces the protein MSERFRENEKNSPYRRGMVKEVKGGRIKVNFGDEDDNTSFWMSANQRGTGANKSWSMPNVGEQVNCLVDWDGEDGCVLGAVWNAEDKAPTSDNDLEHTVYASGLEVTVSRSSGNMTIKNAKNVVVEAKTITAKADSFTVEADSIKLKGNVEIEGDSLTHNGANVGDTHLHTKVTPGPANTGIPA, from the coding sequence GTGTCTGAGAGGTTCAGAGAGAATGAGAAGAATTCGCCCTATCGGCGCGGTATGGTTAAAGAGGTCAAGGGTGGTCGCATTAAAGTTAATTTTGGTGATGAAGACGACAATACCTCTTTCTGGATGAGTGCCAACCAGAGGGGCACTGGAGCCAACAAGAGCTGGTCCATGCCCAATGTAGGCGAGCAGGTAAACTGTCTGGTGGACTGGGACGGGGAAGATGGCTGCGTTCTAGGCGCGGTTTGGAATGCAGAGGATAAAGCCCCCACCAGTGACAATGATCTGGAACACACCGTTTACGCAAGCGGGCTGGAAGTCACGGTTTCGCGTAGCTCTGGTAATATGACCATCAAGAACGCCAAGAACGTGGTTGTAGAGGCCAAGACAATCACCGCAAAGGCCGACAGTTTCACCGTGGAAGCGGATAGTATCAAGCTGAAGGGCAATGTGGAGATTGAGGGCGATAGCCTTACTCATAACGGCGCCAATGTAGGGGATACCCACCTACATACCAAGGTGACGCCGGGGCCTGCCAATACTGGAATACCTGCGTAA
- a CDS encoding phage late control D family protein, which yields MKLAEPYVSLIINGVDVGSDLAPSLLDFTFTDNLHGKADEIAVKLLDASGLWRGPWRPEQGDMVKAAIGYRGGMVMPCGKFQVDIPRASGSRANEVLNFKAVSAFPEAEQRTQRSQGFENSDLQKIIEEIAKRHGYTVSGDIEPIKFNFKRQRRERDLQFIRRIAEDYGYFFSIKDKKLVFFKRDELEKQEPVRTFDIVEGTQVINWDVQEKTHNTYSKAQVSYLDPSSKKLIKGEVQDLAAPSGDTLKIDERVEDEASAKKLAKGRLAKANEDKRTLNITVVGDPLLVAGQVIALGSTYGKFAGNYLTHKATHKLARANYTTKLEAKGV from the coding sequence ATGAAGCTGGCCGAACCCTATGTCTCCCTCATCATCAACGGCGTTGATGTTGGCTCTGATCTGGCCCCATCACTGCTGGACTTCACCTTTACCGACAACCTCCACGGCAAGGCCGATGAAATCGCGGTGAAGCTGCTGGATGCCTCCGGCCTGTGGCGCGGCCCGTGGCGTCCCGAGCAAGGGGATATGGTTAAGGCCGCCATTGGCTATCGGGGCGGCATGGTCATGCCCTGCGGCAAGTTTCAGGTGGATATTCCTCGGGCCTCTGGCTCAAGGGCCAATGAAGTACTGAACTTCAAAGCCGTCTCCGCCTTTCCTGAAGCCGAACAGCGCACACAGCGCAGCCAAGGCTTTGAGAATAGCGACCTTCAGAAGATCATTGAAGAAATCGCCAAACGCCATGGCTACACGGTTTCAGGTGACATTGAACCCATCAAATTCAACTTCAAGCGCCAGCGCCGCGAGCGGGACTTGCAGTTCATCCGCCGCATTGCCGAGGATTATGGCTATTTCTTCTCCATCAAGGACAAGAAGCTGGTGTTCTTCAAACGTGATGAGTTGGAGAAACAAGAACCAGTGCGCACCTTTGATATTGTGGAGGGCACTCAGGTCATTAACTGGGATGTGCAGGAAAAGACCCACAACACCTATTCCAAGGCGCAAGTCTCCTATCTGGATCCAAGCTCCAAGAAGCTGATCAAGGGCGAAGTGCAGGACTTGGCCGCCCCCTCTGGCGATACCTTGAAGATTGACGAACGGGTGGAAGATGAAGCCTCCGCCAAGAAGCTGGCCAAGGGCCGCCTTGCCAAAGCCAATGAGGACAAGCGCACCCTCAACATCACCGTGGTGGGCGATCCGCTGTTGGTGGCAGGCCAAGTGATTGCTCTGGGGTCAACCTATGGCAAGTTCGCGGGCAACTACCTCACTCATAAGGCCACACACAAACTGGCGCGGGCCAACTACACAACCAAACTGGAGGCCAAAGGTGTCTGA
- a CDS encoding tail protein X, whose protein sequence is MTEPVATGEFLEHTTEPGERWDTLAAKYYGDADLSDLLITANRDQFLKEVKPIPSVLPAGLILTIPVIEQETIDESLLPPWKRGQSA, encoded by the coding sequence ATGACTGAACCTGTTGCGACCGGCGAGTTTTTAGAGCACACCACCGAGCCTGGTGAGCGGTGGGATACCTTGGCCGCCAAGTACTATGGCGATGCAGATCTGTCTGATCTTTTGATCACCGCCAACCGTGACCAGTTTTTGAAAGAGGTCAAGCCGATCCCTTCGGTGTTGCCAGCCGGGCTTATCCTGACCATTCCGGTGATCGAGCAGGAAACCATTGATGAGAGCTTGTTGCCGCCATGGAAGCGGGGGCAAAGCGCATGA
- a CDS encoding phage tail protein, producing the protein MFANLGPFKLGVSNVMQGPTAASETLSATINEHKVVRGKPVPQLGGQELDKRSFSFFFDESFCNPEAEYTKLKAAQALGTVMPLIFGFGGYGGKSYQIKSTQLTVKKTTEHGRVVRLEASISLVEVPNSVLSLLGSAVASTARALTNPLIKR; encoded by the coding sequence ATGTTTGCAAACCTTGGCCCGTTTAAACTGGGTGTTTCCAATGTGATGCAAGGCCCCACCGCTGCCAGCGAAACCTTGAGCGCCACCATTAACGAGCACAAGGTGGTGCGGGGTAAGCCGGTGCCGCAACTGGGTGGGCAGGAACTGGACAAGCGCAGCTTTTCCTTTTTCTTTGATGAAAGCTTCTGCAATCCCGAAGCCGAATATACCAAGCTGAAGGCGGCACAGGCCCTTGGCACGGTCATGCCGTTGATCTTCGGTTTTGGCGGCTATGGGGGCAAGAGCTACCAGATCAAGTCAACACAACTTACAGTCAAGAAAACCACCGAGCATGGCCGCGTGGTGCGGCTGGAAGCCTCCATTAGCCTTGTGGAAGTCCCAAATTCGGTTCTGTCGCTGCTTGGCTCTGCCGTGGCCTCTACCGCTCGTGCCCTCACCAACCCGCTGATTAAGAGGTAA